The following are from one region of the Entelurus aequoreus isolate RoL-2023_Sb linkage group LG17, RoL_Eaeq_v1.1, whole genome shotgun sequence genome:
- the LOC133632164 gene encoding zinc finger protein OZF-like, with protein MDDNCDAKMATSGERQDEKESAPSTNSTSTEKRRETAEKDVQQRIGHQEEHSAQPQGMSTLKQESNHFLHVNEVKKEPCVTQGEFLLGLKEADATMLPLTVDTVKTEDPEDKPQDQQLIGHQEEHSPQPQGGISTLKQANPHFLHVKKEEEELRIMPERKYHLRSEEADPAKLPLTVVSEKTEDYKDKLLAPLSDSEAEDLVEEPSSSDTDCDDDVRNNKKKTGKKSFTCSVCAKSFSQKAYLTRHMTTHTGEKPFGCSFCSKKYSQKANMVKHMNRHTGEKLFICSFCGKSFFEKRDMERHARIHTGEKPYSCSECGKRFTQKGTMVIHMSTHTGEKQFTCSVCGKRFNLKSMMVRHMNTHTGEKAFSCSVCSKRFIKKTDVGRHMRTHTGEKPFSCSVCRKRFTQKETMVTHMRTHTGEKQFICSVCGKGYTQKSIMVRHMKTHTGEKPYGCSSCGKRFLKKTDMVRHMRTHTGEKPFGCSVCGKSYVEKRDMVMHMSKHSA; from the coding sequence acgtccagcagcggATTGGTCATCAAGAAGAACATTCCGCTCAGCCGCAAGGGatgtccactttgaagcaggagagtAACCATTTCCTCCACGTTAACGAGGTAAAGAAAGAACCCTGCGTCACTCAGGGTGAGTTTCTTCTCGGGCTGAAGGAGGCTGATGCCACCATGTTGCCACTGACTGTTGAcactgtgaagactgaagaccctGAAGACAAACCACAAGaccagcagctgattggtcatcaAGAAGAACATTCCCCTCAGCCGCAAGGGGGGATCTCCACCCTAAAGCAGGCGAATCCGCATTTCCTCCACgtgaaaaaggaagaggaggaactgcgGATCATGCCGGAGAGAAAATATCATCTACGGTCGGAGGAGGCTGATCCCgccaagttgccactgactgtcGTCTCTGAAAAGACTGAAGACTATAAAGACAAACTCTTAGCTCCActgtcagatagtgaggctgaagacttGGTTGAAGAACCTTCAAGCAGCGACACAGACTGTGACGATGATGTGAGGAACAACAAAAAGAAGACCGGGAAAAAAAGTTTTACCTGCTCAGTTTGTGCCAAAAGCTTTAGTCAAAAGGCATATTTGACTcggcacatgacaacacacacaggtgaaaaaccatttggtTGTTCATTCTGCAGTAAAAAATACAGTCAGAAGGCAAATATGGTGAAACACATGAAtagacacacaggagaaaaactctttatttgttcattttgtggcaaaagcttctTTGAAAAGAGAGATATGGAAAGACACGCGAGgatacacacaggagaaaaaccctaCAGTTGCTCTGAATGTGGTAAAAGATTCACTCAGAAGGGAACTATGGTCATACACATGAGCacgcacaccggagaaaaacaaTTTACTTGTTCAGTTTGTGGGAAAAGATTCAATCTGAAATCAATGATGGTgcgacacatgaacacacacacgggagaaaaagcctttagttgttcagtttgtagtAAAAGATTCATAAAAAAGACAGACGTGGGgagacacatgagaacgcacacgggagaaaaacccttCAGTTGCTCCGTCTGTAGGAAACGATTTACTCAAAAGGAAACTATGGtaacacacatgagaacgcacactggagaaaaacaatTTATTTGCTCAGTTTGCGGGAAAGGATACACTCAAAAGTCCATTATGGTGCGACACATGAaaacgcacactggagaaaaaccctaTGGTTGTTCCAGTTGCGGTAAAAGATTCTTGAAAAAGACAGATATGGTAAGACACATGAGGACACACACCGGTGAAAAACCGTttggttgttcagtttgtggcaaaagctacgTTGAAAAGAGAGATATGGTCATGCACATGAGTAAGCACTCAGCATAA